From Pseudoalteromonas piratica:
CAGATTGTTCTGACTTTGCCTTTATATCATCAAGGTGTGATAAAAACTGCTTGCGCTGCCATGTATTAATGCCCACCAAATGCATCGCTATCAAATACGTAATCAATAAACCGGCTTTTAAAATAAAAGGATGCAGCTGTTGCACACTGGTTGTGTCTATCATGATAAGGGCTACCAAGACGACACTATGGATAACGTAAACAATTGCTGGAGTTGTAAGGTAAGGTTTGGCAAGGCGCGTTATTCTTTGTGGGTCACTATGCTTGGTTATTTCAGGGTAATGATTGATTGAAAGGTACATAACGTCACCGTGTTGTTTCTTAGAGCGATTATCTTACCAAGCAACTGAATTTCAGGCATAAAAAAAAGCGCCAATGGCGCTTTTTCTCAATCAGACGGTTATTATAAACCAGCAGCGGCGCGAAGTGCGTCTGCTTTGTCTGTTTTTTCCCAGCTGAATGCTGTGAATGTATCTTCACCTACCGTCATTTCGAACGGTTCACGACCGAAGTGACCATATGCAGCAGTCATTTGGTACATTGGGTGAAGTAGGTCAAGCATCTTAGTGATACCGTAAGGACGTAAGTCGAAGTGCTCACGTACTAGCTCTACTAATTTCTCTTCAGAGATTTTACCTGTGCCGAATGTATCAACTGTGATTGACGTTGGCTCAGCAACACCAATAGCGTAAGAAACTTGGATTTCACACTTATCAGCAAGGCCAGCTGCAACAATGTTCTTAGCAACATAACGACCCGCGTATGCAGCAGAGCGGTCAACTTTTGATGGATCTTTACCAGAGAAAGCACCACCACCGTGACGTGCCATACCACCGTAAGTATCTACGATGATTTTACGACCTGTAAGACCACAGTCACCAACAGGGCCACCGATTACGAAGCGGCCAGTTGGGTTAATGAAGTATTTAGTATCTTCAGTTAATAGCTCTGCAGGTAGCGTGTGCTTGATAATGTTTTCCATTACAGCATCAACAAGTGCATCTTGCTCGATGTCTGGATTGTGCTGAGTTGAAAGTACAACAGCATCAATTGCAACAGGCTTACCATCTTCATATACAAA
This genomic window contains:
- the metK gene encoding methionine adenosyltransferase, with product MARTLFTSESVSEGHPDKIADQISDAVLDAIITQDKHARVACETMVKTGVAIISGEISTDAWVDLESITRKVITDIGYTSSDVGFDGDTCGIMNLIGQQSPEIAQGVDRTKPEEQGAGDQGLMFGYATNETPTLMPAPLYYSHLLVERQAQARKSGILPWLRPDAKSQVTFVYEDGKPVAIDAVVLSTQHNPDIEQDALVDAVMENIIKHTLPAELLTEDTKYFINPTGRFVIGGPVGDCGLTGRKIIVDTYGGMARHGGGAFSGKDPSKVDRSAAYAGRYVAKNIVAAGLADKCEIQVSYAIGVAEPTSITVDTFGTGKISEEKLVELVREHFDLRPYGITKMLDLLHPMYQMTAAYGHFGREPFEMTVGEDTFTAFSWEKTDKADALRAAAGL